The Mustela lutreola isolate mMusLut2 chromosome 3, mMusLut2.pri, whole genome shotgun sequence genome includes a region encoding these proteins:
- the CDCA7 gene encoding cell division cycle-associated protein 7 isoform X1, with protein MDARRVRQKDHGVKKNVKKFRYVKLISMETSSSSDDSCDSFASDNFANTKPKFRSDISEELANVFYEDSDNESFCGFSESEVQDVLDHCGFLQKSRPDVTKELASIFHADSDDESFCGFSESEIQDGMRLQPDHTGYRTRSQCRRSGPLRVAMKFPTQNTRGATNKRAVPSKPPENSVTDSSSDSEDENGMNFLEKRALNIKQNKAMLAKLMSELESFPGSFPGRRSLPRPSTQSKTPRRRTFPGVASRRNPERRARPLTRSRSRILGSLSALPTEEEEEEEEDKYMLVRKRKTMDSYMDEEDMPRSRRAGSMTLPHIIRPVEEITEEELENICNNSREKIYNRSLGSTCHQCRQKTIDTKTNCRNPECWGVRGQFCGPCLRNRYGEEVKDALLDPNWHCPPCRRICNCSFCRQRDGRCATGVLVYLAKYHGFGNVHAYLKSLKQEFEMQA; from the exons ATGGACGCTCGGCGCGTGCGG CAAAAGGATCACGGAGTAAAGAAGAATGTAAAGAAATTTAGATATGTGAAGTTGATTTCCATGGAAACATCATCATCCTCTGATGACAGTTGTGACAGCTTTGCTTCTGATAATTTTGCAAACACG aaaccTAAATTCAGGTCAGATATCAGTGAAGAACTGGCAAATGTTTTTTATGAGGACTCTGATAATGAATCTTTCTGCGGCTTTTCAGAAAGTGAGGTGCAAGATGTATTAGACCATTGCGGATTTTTACAGAAATCAAGGCCAGATGTCACTAAAGAACTGGCCAGTATTTTTCATGCCGACTCTGACGATGAATCATTTTGCGGTTTCTCAGAGAGTGAGATACAGGATGGAATG AGACTGCAGCCAGACCACACTGGCTATAGGACCCGCAGCCAGTGCCGAAGGTCTGGACCCCTCCGGGTGGCCATGAAGTTCCCAACTCAAAACACCAGGGGAGCCACCAACAAAAGAGCAGTGCCCTCCAAGCCCCCTGAGAATTCTGTGACTGATTCCAGTTCTGATTCAGAAGATGAAAATGGAATGAATTTTTTGGAGAAAAGAGctttaaatataaagcaaaacaaagcaatg CTTGCAAAACTAATGTCAGAATTAGAAAGCTTCCCTGGCTCATTCCCTGGAAGGCGTTCCCTCCCACGCCCCAGTACA CAGTCAAAGACACCGCGCAGGCGTACATTCCCAGGTGTTGCTTCCAGGAGAAACCCTGAACGAAGAGCTCGTCCTCTTACCAGATCAAGGTCCCGGATCCTTGGGTCCCTTAGTGCTCTAcccacagaggaggaagaggaagaggaggaggataaGTACATGCTGGTGAGGAAGAGGAAAACCATGGACAGCTACATGGAT GAAGAGGACATGCCCAGAAGTCGTCGTGCCGGATCCATGACCCTTCCGCATATAATTCGCCCCGTGGAAGAAATCACAGAGGAAGAGCTGGAGAACATCTGCAACAACTCTCGGGAGAAGATCTATAACCGTTCATTG GGATCCACTTGTCATCAATGCCGCCAAAAAACTATTGATACCAAAACAAACTGCAGAAACCCAGAGTGCTGGGGTGTTCGAGGCCAATTTTGTGGTCCCTGCCTTCGAAACCGCTACGGTGAAGAGGTCAAGGATGCTCTGCTGGATCCA AACTGGCACTGCCCGCCTTGCCGCAGGATCTGCAACTGCAGTTTCTGCCGGCAGCGAGACGGGCGGTGTGCGACCGGGGTCCTCGTGTATCTAGCCAAATACCATGGCTTTGGGAATGTGCACGCTTACTTGAAAAG tCTGAAACAGGAATTCGAAATGCAAGCATAG
- the CDCA7 gene encoding cell division cycle-associated protein 7 isoform X2 gives MDARRVRQKDHGVKKNVKKFRYVKLISMETSSSSDDSCDSFASDNFANTRLQPDHTGYRTRSQCRRSGPLRVAMKFPTQNTRGATNKRAVPSKPPENSVTDSSSDSEDENGMNFLEKRALNIKQNKAMLAKLMSELESFPGSFPGRRSLPRPSTQSKTPRRRTFPGVASRRNPERRARPLTRSRSRILGSLSALPTEEEEEEEEDKYMLVRKRKTMDSYMDEEDMPRSRRAGSMTLPHIIRPVEEITEEELENICNNSREKIYNRSLGSTCHQCRQKTIDTKTNCRNPECWGVRGQFCGPCLRNRYGEEVKDALLDPNWHCPPCRRICNCSFCRQRDGRCATGVLVYLAKYHGFGNVHAYLKSLKQEFEMQA, from the exons ATGGACGCTCGGCGCGTGCGG CAAAAGGATCACGGAGTAAAGAAGAATGTAAAGAAATTTAGATATGTGAAGTTGATTTCCATGGAAACATCATCATCCTCTGATGACAGTTGTGACAGCTTTGCTTCTGATAATTTTGCAAACACG AGACTGCAGCCAGACCACACTGGCTATAGGACCCGCAGCCAGTGCCGAAGGTCTGGACCCCTCCGGGTGGCCATGAAGTTCCCAACTCAAAACACCAGGGGAGCCACCAACAAAAGAGCAGTGCCCTCCAAGCCCCCTGAGAATTCTGTGACTGATTCCAGTTCTGATTCAGAAGATGAAAATGGAATGAATTTTTTGGAGAAAAGAGctttaaatataaagcaaaacaaagcaatg CTTGCAAAACTAATGTCAGAATTAGAAAGCTTCCCTGGCTCATTCCCTGGAAGGCGTTCCCTCCCACGCCCCAGTACA CAGTCAAAGACACCGCGCAGGCGTACATTCCCAGGTGTTGCTTCCAGGAGAAACCCTGAACGAAGAGCTCGTCCTCTTACCAGATCAAGGTCCCGGATCCTTGGGTCCCTTAGTGCTCTAcccacagaggaggaagaggaagaggaggaggataaGTACATGCTGGTGAGGAAGAGGAAAACCATGGACAGCTACATGGAT GAAGAGGACATGCCCAGAAGTCGTCGTGCCGGATCCATGACCCTTCCGCATATAATTCGCCCCGTGGAAGAAATCACAGAGGAAGAGCTGGAGAACATCTGCAACAACTCTCGGGAGAAGATCTATAACCGTTCATTG GGATCCACTTGTCATCAATGCCGCCAAAAAACTATTGATACCAAAACAAACTGCAGAAACCCAGAGTGCTGGGGTGTTCGAGGCCAATTTTGTGGTCCCTGCCTTCGAAACCGCTACGGTGAAGAGGTCAAGGATGCTCTGCTGGATCCA AACTGGCACTGCCCGCCTTGCCGCAGGATCTGCAACTGCAGTTTCTGCCGGCAGCGAGACGGGCGGTGTGCGACCGGGGTCCTCGTGTATCTAGCCAAATACCATGGCTTTGGGAATGTGCACGCTTACTTGAAAAG tCTGAAACAGGAATTCGAAATGCAAGCATAG